Proteins encoded within one genomic window of Akkermansiaceae bacterium:
- the metF gene encoding methylenetetrahydrofolate reductase [NAD(P)H], which yields MHIRDILAGDGPKFSFEFFPPKSAEAADNLFRSISELQPCDPAFVSVTCGAGGTTRDATHGLVVRLQEEKALNTIPHLTCIGHSEADIAGILGRYAEAGVSNILALRGDPPKGSAGTPPGDFPHAADLVSFIRKFSERHGHDFGIGVAGFPEGHPATPNRMLEMDHLKAKMDAGADYICTQLFFDNHDFHDFRDRCGLAGINAPILAGIMPVTGASGLKRMAELAAGARFPAKLLRLLARAGGDEDAVRRIGIHYATAQCSDLLDHGVKGIHFYTLNQSSATIGIFRSLGLPT from the coding sequence ATGCACATCCGTGATATCCTCGCCGGTGACGGACCGAAGTTCTCCTTCGAGTTCTTCCCTCCGAAATCAGCCGAAGCGGCGGACAACCTGTTCCGCAGCATCTCGGAACTGCAGCCTTGTGATCCCGCGTTCGTCAGCGTCACCTGTGGAGCCGGCGGCACGACCCGTGACGCCACCCACGGCCTTGTTGTCCGGCTCCAGGAGGAAAAGGCGCTCAACACCATCCCGCACCTGACCTGCATCGGGCATTCGGAAGCCGATATCGCCGGTATCCTCGGGCGCTACGCGGAAGCGGGCGTCTCGAACATCCTCGCACTGCGGGGCGACCCGCCGAAGGGATCGGCCGGGACGCCCCCGGGGGACTTTCCCCATGCGGCTGACCTGGTGTCCTTCATCCGGAAGTTTTCCGAAAGGCACGGACATGATTTCGGCATCGGCGTCGCGGGGTTTCCGGAAGGTCATCCCGCCACGCCCAACCGCATGCTGGAGATGGATCACCTCAAGGCCAAGATGGACGCTGGGGCCGACTACATCTGCACCCAGCTCTTCTTCGACAACCACGATTTCCACGACTTCCGCGACCGGTGCGGGCTGGCGGGGATCAACGCGCCGATCCTCGCGGGGATCATGCCGGTCACCGGCGCTTCCGGCCTGAAGCGGATGGCGGAACTGGCGGCGGGCGCACGTTTCCCGGCGAAACTCCTCAGGTTGCTCGCCCGTGCCGGAGGGGATGAGGATGCCGTCCGCCGCATCGGCATCCACTACGCGACCGCCCAATGCTCGGATCTGCTGGATCACGGGGTGAAAGGCATCCACTTCTACACCCTCAACCAATCCAGCGCCACCATCGGCATTTTCAGATCCCTTGGCCTCCCCACGTGA
- a CDS encoding DUF5011 domain-containing protein produces MYPSSTLLSVAAFLGAACFAGAAASQVGTPDPARISASELASIAEAASKRWEATGLTEAQKATLRGLRYEVADLEDGVLGAYREGSIRIDINGAGQGWYVDATPDADEEFRNVGSATQLAGDGDLAKRVDVLSVVLQEQGHALGLEDSFSDAQDVMFAFYAKGVRLLPAKGQAEGSVPGSLRGTHYAHYRGGSVTHTVSSTGVVTIESYTVWASNQVSQPSFTIRTGANGGGSSLGIAAATHSNHASGTELGGSGFTVRRSVSTFTLSSAGTYYAYWTGGNRVGGINNAPESTWALETCIKWNGAGTTAASPTQREATIDIIARGHTYTQNLNSVDPDGKPVSFQFLTGSAAPYFGPTTQIPGINLDSLGNVNISSANTATLATGRWVYKTRVTDADGAYSDRDVTVVVENSTGGAGNNPNAPVLAYIPNRTVAVGSPLTFGVSATDADNDQLTIRAQLLPSGATLPQVVAPNGSVSSTFNWTPIAGQEGVYTINVEAFDSNRPVPIIASQLVQITVTGSNTPPVLDPIGNKTVANGGTVSFTVSGSDPDGDTITLSEYFLPAGATFNAATGAFTWTPAAGQYDNTVTGVTFRITDNGVPNLYTEETINITVGAGNAAPVITPVATVSAQVGQPLTIPITVTDAAGQTITVTAPIRPSGSTFTSTPGTSPVSGTFSWTPSAAGTETLRIRAEDNGSPILSSTYDITIEVTDNLPPVVTLNGANPITLECYVDFYTEYGATAVDPEDGPLTLAPIAGTVDRTHVGTYTRTYTATDSKGLSTSVTRTIHVVDTRPPVITVPANILIPSVVKNPSGPTLSNPVFYAPTVTASDVATGNRLVTLSHPTGTRFPVGRTTVTATASDPSGNTATTTFDVIVLEHQESPGVRFMDVIAYRGEPATGAPLGTIFNVNRAFVNNRSDVIYDAALSGAGANDTAVFYGPLNGAQTVLAVKGTASGVGNFGAFSNLTLNHLGDAGFESLVGSTPAQFRSAGGAAAVVSAAKSGAAPTGGGEAFSTLYQPAMSSNGLLLTPATLQLGSGAGVTVANDTLLVTSGGGVLAREGSPTGVAGVSYGQLHPRVVASRANEKYAFSAFLETPVFDPDTNTGLFVGTVGGGAPDLVVREGNAANGVTGARIFQFLGESVNSAGEIAFRATITGTGVTAANNDGIWSNSGAVGSPPVLVARKGAIVPLAPANRIAFSRFTALHMQDDGSVVFHAFLQDATAVAVVNSNNDGSIWRWSGGRLTLLAREGDLANNTAGGRLLNINGFDCNDMGGIVYDATLVPGVGDTTTATNQAVFINRGNGLDPAPLLAMRRNDSFEVMGAKHIVAGIKISTSVNSGGGTGGYGRAINDSGEVVFNLTLSGLPGPKSGIFLLGSAPN; encoded by the coding sequence ATGTACCCTTCCTCCACCCTTCTATCCGTTGCTGCCTTTCTGGGGGCCGCCTGCTTCGCAGGTGCGGCTGCCAGTCAGGTCGGTACTCCCGACCCCGCCAGAATATCGGCTTCCGAACTGGCCTCCATCGCGGAGGCTGCTTCAAAACGCTGGGAAGCGACAGGTCTGACGGAGGCTCAGAAAGCAACCCTGCGCGGTCTTCGCTACGAAGTGGCGGACCTTGAGGATGGTGTCCTCGGTGCTTACCGGGAAGGTTCCATCAGGATTGACATCAACGGCGCCGGCCAAGGTTGGTATGTCGATGCCACTCCGGATGCGGATGAGGAATTCCGCAACGTAGGCTCCGCCACCCAGCTCGCTGGCGACGGGGATCTTGCGAAGCGGGTGGATGTGTTGAGCGTCGTGCTCCAAGAGCAAGGCCATGCCCTCGGACTTGAGGACAGTTTCAGTGATGCGCAGGATGTGATGTTCGCTTTCTATGCGAAGGGTGTGCGTCTGCTTCCGGCAAAGGGTCAGGCGGAAGGGTCCGTCCCCGGAAGCCTGCGCGGCACCCACTACGCCCACTACCGCGGTGGCTCCGTGACCCACACTGTCAGTTCCACCGGTGTGGTGACGATTGAGTCATATACCGTATGGGCCTCAAACCAGGTGAGCCAGCCATCATTCACCATCCGTACGGGTGCGAATGGCGGTGGCTCCAGTTTGGGAATAGCTGCCGCCACTCACTCTAACCACGCTTCCGGGACGGAGTTGGGTGGTAGTGGTTTCACGGTTAGACGTTCGGTGTCTACCTTTACGCTTTCATCAGCAGGCACTTACTATGCATATTGGACGGGTGGCAACCGCGTTGGAGGGATCAACAATGCTCCGGAGAGTACTTGGGCTCTGGAAACCTGCATCAAATGGAATGGGGCCGGCACTACCGCCGCCAGTCCGACCCAGCGGGAAGCGACCATCGATATCATTGCGAGGGGTCACACCTACACCCAGAACCTCAACAGCGTGGATCCGGACGGAAAGCCGGTGAGCTTCCAGTTCCTTACCGGCTCGGCGGCGCCTTACTTCGGCCCGACCACCCAGATCCCGGGCATCAATCTGGACAGTCTCGGCAACGTCAACATTTCTTCGGCGAACACCGCGACCCTCGCCACGGGGCGGTGGGTGTACAAAACACGGGTCACCGATGCGGATGGAGCCTACTCCGACCGCGACGTCACCGTGGTCGTGGAAAATTCGACAGGTGGAGCAGGAAATAACCCCAATGCCCCCGTGCTTGCATATATTCCGAACCGGACGGTTGCCGTGGGTTCCCCGCTTACTTTCGGAGTTTCCGCGACGGATGCCGACAACGACCAACTGACGATTCGCGCGCAGCTTCTGCCAAGCGGAGCGACCCTCCCGCAGGTGGTGGCACCGAACGGCTCCGTGAGTTCCACGTTCAACTGGACGCCCATCGCCGGCCAGGAAGGCGTCTATACCATCAACGTCGAGGCTTTCGATAGCAACAGGCCCGTGCCGATCATTGCGAGCCAGTTGGTCCAGATCACCGTCACTGGCTCGAACACCCCTCCGGTTCTCGATCCCATCGGGAACAAGACCGTCGCCAATGGTGGCACTGTGAGCTTTACTGTCAGCGGGAGTGATCCGGATGGAGACACCATCACGCTCAGCGAATACTTTCTGCCTGCCGGGGCCACTTTCAATGCTGCCACGGGTGCCTTCACTTGGACTCCGGCCGCCGGTCAGTATGACAATACCGTCACCGGTGTGACGTTCCGTATCACCGACAACGGCGTTCCGAACCTCTACACGGAGGAAACCATCAACATCACCGTGGGCGCGGGTAATGCGGCTCCCGTCATCACCCCGGTTGCGACCGTGTCCGCGCAGGTCGGCCAGCCGCTGACCATCCCCATCACCGTGACGGATGCCGCGGGACAGACCATCACGGTCACCGCGCCGATCCGTCCCTCCGGAAGCACGTTCACATCGACCCCCGGCACCAGCCCGGTCAGCGGCACCTTCAGTTGGACGCCGAGCGCCGCCGGAACCGAGACTCTCCGCATCCGTGCGGAAGACAACGGCTCGCCGATCCTCAGCAGCACCTACGACATCACGATCGAGGTGACGGACAACCTGCCACCGGTGGTGACGCTCAACGGCGCGAACCCGATCACCCTGGAGTGCTATGTGGACTTCTACACGGAGTATGGCGCGACCGCGGTCGATCCCGAGGACGGTCCCCTTACGCTGGCCCCCATCGCCGGCACGGTGGACCGCACCCACGTCGGCACCTACACCAGGACCTACACCGCCACCGACAGCAAGGGGCTTTCCACCTCGGTGACCCGCACCATCCATGTGGTGGACACGCGGCCACCCGTCATCACGGTTCCGGCGAACATCCTCATCCCGTCCGTCGTCAAGAACCCGTCGGGGCCGACCTTGTCCAATCCGGTCTTCTATGCCCCCACCGTGACCGCCAGCGATGTGGCGACGGGCAACCGCCTGGTGACCCTCTCCCACCCGACCGGGACCCGCTTCCCGGTCGGCAGGACGACGGTGACCGCGACGGCCTCCGACCCCAGCGGCAACACCGCCACGACCACCTTCGACGTGATCGTGCTCGAGCACCAGGAATCGCCCGGCGTCCGTTTCATGGACGTGATCGCCTACCGCGGTGAGCCTGCCACCGGAGCCCCCCTCGGCACCATCTTCAACGTCAACCGCGCGTTCGTGAACAACCGCAGCGACGTGATCTATGACGCGGCCCTCTCCGGAGCCGGAGCCAACGACACCGCGGTGTTCTACGGCCCGCTCAACGGGGCGCAGACCGTGCTCGCCGTCAAGGGGACCGCTTCCGGGGTGGGCAACTTCGGAGCCTTCAGCAACCTGACGCTCAACCACCTCGGTGACGCCGGCTTCGAGTCGCTGGTCGGTTCGACCCCCGCGCAGTTCAGGAGCGCCGGCGGTGCGGCCGCGGTGGTTTCCGCGGCGAAATCCGGAGCCGCGCCGACGGGCGGCGGTGAAGCGTTCAGCACGCTCTACCAACCGGCGATGTCCTCCAACGGCCTGTTGCTCACACCGGCCACCCTGCAGCTCGGCTCGGGAGCCGGGGTGACTGTAGCCAATGACACGCTCCTGGTCACCAGCGGCGGTGGCGTGCTCGCCCGCGAAGGCAGCCCCACCGGCGTCGCCGGAGTGAGCTACGGCCAGTTGCACCCGCGTGTGGTCGCCAGCCGTGCGAACGAAAAGTATGCGTTCTCCGCCTTCCTGGAGACGCCGGTGTTCGACCCTGACACCAACACCGGCCTGTTCGTGGGGACCGTGGGTGGCGGAGCGCCGGACCTGGTGGTCCGCGAGGGGAATGCGGCCAACGGGGTGACCGGGGCGAGGATCTTCCAGTTCCTGGGTGAATCGGTCAACAGCGCCGGGGAGATCGCCTTCCGCGCCACCATCACCGGGACCGGGGTGACCGCGGCGAACAATGACGGCATCTGGAGCAACTCCGGAGCGGTGGGTTCCCCGCCGGTATTGGTTGCCCGCAAGGGTGCCATCGTCCCGCTGGCTCCGGCCAACCGGATCGCCTTCAGCCGGTTCACCGCGCTGCACATGCAGGATGACGGTTCGGTGGTCTTCCACGCGTTCCTGCAGGACGCCACGGCGGTCGCGGTGGTCAACTCCAACAACGACGGCAGCATCTGGCGCTGGAGCGGTGGCAGGCTGACGCTGCTGGCCCGTGAGGGGGATCTGGCCAACAACACGGCGGGCGGGCGTTTGCTCAACATCAATGGATTCGACTGCAACGACATGGGCGGGATCGTCTATGACGCGACGCTGGTTCCGGGGGTGGGTGACACGACCACGGCCACGAACCAGGCGGTGTTCATCAACCGCGGC
- a CDS encoding ABC transporter ATP-binding protein: MIPWNVPAACDARDLVRIAGLTVDYGERRALEDVHLRIPPGEIFGLLGPNGAGKTTTFRVMATLLPPTCGEVELCGMNTREHPRAIRSLITYMPDLAPMPSDLRAIEYLRFFAESYGLRGKARNLRVMECLESVGLLDRSKDICTKLSLGMRQRLALAKSILHRPRLLILDEPASGLDPLARVDLKNTLLRQAEGGATVILSSHIMAEIQSLCTSIGLLQNGRLLDAGPIREVLSKFDRTEIRIVVRAPGRRDEVAGWLHAMPGVNQELRGIDEEAIELRLDETRLTRSALFVALGEARLGVTGMQVVETSVEEAVVRLANQDSPS; this comes from the coding sequence ATGATCCCCTGGAACGTTCCCGCCGCGTGCGATGCCCGCGATCTGGTCCGCATCGCCGGGCTCACCGTGGACTATGGCGAACGCCGTGCGCTGGAGGATGTCCACCTGCGCATCCCGCCGGGCGAGATCTTCGGTCTGCTGGGGCCGAACGGCGCGGGCAAGACCACGACGTTCCGGGTGATGGCCACGCTGCTGCCGCCGACCTGCGGCGAGGTGGAACTCTGCGGCATGAACACCCGCGAACATCCGCGCGCGATCCGCTCGCTCATCACCTACATGCCGGATCTGGCGCCCATGCCATCCGATCTGCGCGCCATCGAATACCTGCGCTTCTTCGCCGAATCCTACGGCCTCCGCGGAAAGGCCCGCAATCTGCGCGTCATGGAATGCCTCGAATCCGTCGGTCTTCTCGACCGCTCGAAGGATATCTGCACGAAGCTCTCGCTCGGCATGCGCCAGCGGCTCGCGCTCGCGAAATCCATCCTCCACCGGCCCCGCCTGCTCATCCTCGACGAGCCGGCCAGCGGCCTCGATCCGCTCGCCCGCGTCGATTTGAAAAACACCCTCCTGCGCCAGGCCGAGGGCGGCGCCACGGTGATCCTCAGTTCCCACATCATGGCGGAAATCCAGAGCCTCTGCACCTCCATCGGTCTTTTGCAGAATGGTCGGCTGTTGGATGCGGGACCCATCCGCGAGGTGCTTTCGAAATTCGACCGCACGGAAATCCGCATCGTCGTCCGCGCTCCCGGGCGGCGTGACGAGGTCGCCGGATGGTTGCACGCGATGCCCGGAGTGAACCAAGAACTCCGCGGTATCGATGAAGAAGCGATCGAACTGCGTCTCGACGAAACTCGGCTCACACGCTCCGCCCTTTTCGTCGCGCTCGGAGAAGCCCGGCTTGGCGTCACCGGCATGCAGGTCGTGGAAACCAGCGTCGAGGAAGCCGTCGTCCGCCTCGCCAACCAGGACTCTCCGTCATGA
- a CDS encoding sigma-70 family RNA polymerase sigma factor, whose translation MTAKTDNDLALLWKSGAEEAYNELVRRHLEPIHRYVRSRCGNDSDASDICQDVFLEVCLKISNFDPAYPFSAWLHMIARHKAVDRFRRQRPVEEFQAAIHSGMDSSHPSLILEEHEAALEAWEKVFRLLPEAQATALWLRVQGQQSIEEISVTLSQSVANVKVLLFRARQRLAKEWRPANLIQS comes from the coding sequence GTGACCGCGAAAACGGACAACGATCTCGCCCTGCTCTGGAAATCCGGAGCGGAGGAGGCCTACAACGAACTGGTCCGGCGGCACCTCGAGCCGATCCATCGGTATGTCCGCTCGCGCTGTGGGAATGATTCCGATGCCTCTGATATCTGCCAGGATGTCTTTCTCGAAGTCTGCCTGAAGATCTCCAATTTCGATCCCGCGTATCCGTTTTCCGCCTGGCTCCACATGATCGCCCGCCACAAGGCCGTGGACCGTTTCCGCCGCCAGAGGCCGGTGGAGGAATTCCAGGCCGCCATCCATAGTGGCATGGATTCCAGCCATCCGTCCCTCATTCTGGAAGAACATGAAGCGGCGCTGGAAGCCTGGGAAAAAGTCTTCCGGCTGCTGCCTGAGGCGCAGGCCACCGCGTTGTGGCTGCGGGTGCAGGGGCAGCAGAGCATCGAGGAAATCTCCGTCACCCTCAGCCAGAGCGTGGCGAACGTGAAGGTCCTGCTTTTCCGCGCCCGCCAGCGCCTCGCGAAAGAATGGCGGCCAGCCAACCTCATCCAATCCTGA
- the metE gene encoding 5-methyltetrahydropteroyltriglutamate--homocysteine S-methyltransferase — translation MSKIQTHILGYPRIGEQRELKKATELFWKGEIPRPALESVGKELRKHAWKKQHEAGIDLVPCNDFSFYDQMLDAACLFGNVPPRFSWDGKSASLDLRFQIARGARDAGEQDSCCGGTCGSGGFAGEMTKWFDTNYHYIVPEFQASTEFKLSDTKIFNEFHEAKAMGLNAKPVLIGPVTYLTLGKVQDPGNPDFDRFELLDRLLPVYEDILSRLAAEGAGWIQLDEPVFALDLDDTQREAFAASYARLAKAAGSAKLLVATYFGELRENLPLFLGLPVAALHYDAVRGEAEVDALLSAFPADKILSLGVVDGRNIWKNDFDASLAILGKAKAKVGADRLWVSASSSLLHTPVTLAGEKKLDEEIKDWLAFADQKLVEISTLAGLVSGDGVQTALEANRASQKRRRESTRIHNPAVKARVAAVTPADSRRISAFPVRRKQQREMLRLPLFPTTSIGSFPQTAEVRAARAKWKKGALSDADYNAFLREETRRCIEWQDEIGIDMPVHGEFERNDMVEYFGEQLDGYVFSQFGWVQSYGSRCVKPPILFGDITRPRPMTVEWSAFAQSVTKNPMKGMLTGPVTILNWSFVRDDQPRSVSCKQLALAIRDEVVDLEKAGIRVIQIDEAALREGLPLRKSDWQEYLDWSVESFRITASGVQDATQIHTHMCYSEFNDIIGAIADMDADVITIETSRSNMELLDAFVDFKYPNEIGPGVYDIHSPRVPTVRQIEDLLNKAADVIPEGNLWVNPDCGLKTRGWAEVKPALINMVEAARNLRGAAKATV, via the coding sequence ATGAGCAAGATCCAAACGCACATCCTCGGTTACCCCCGCATCGGGGAGCAGCGTGAACTGAAGAAAGCCACCGAGCTTTTCTGGAAAGGCGAAATCCCGCGTCCGGCGCTGGAGTCCGTTGGCAAAGAGCTGCGCAAGCACGCGTGGAAAAAGCAACACGAAGCCGGCATTGACCTGGTGCCCTGCAACGACTTTTCGTTCTATGACCAGATGCTCGATGCGGCCTGCCTTTTCGGCAATGTGCCACCCCGCTTCTCCTGGGACGGAAAGAGCGCCAGCCTCGACCTCCGGTTCCAGATCGCCCGCGGCGCCCGTGATGCGGGGGAGCAGGATTCCTGCTGCGGCGGCACCTGCGGTTCGGGCGGCTTTGCCGGGGAGATGACCAAGTGGTTCGACACGAACTACCACTACATCGTTCCGGAGTTCCAGGCGTCCACCGAGTTCAAGCTTTCCGATACGAAAATCTTCAACGAGTTCCACGAAGCGAAAGCCATGGGACTCAACGCGAAGCCGGTGCTGATCGGCCCGGTGACCTACCTCACCCTCGGCAAGGTGCAGGATCCCGGAAATCCGGACTTCGACCGCTTCGAGCTGCTCGACCGTCTGCTGCCGGTTTATGAAGACATCCTCTCGCGCCTCGCCGCGGAAGGCGCCGGATGGATCCAGCTCGATGAACCGGTGTTCGCGCTCGATCTGGACGACACGCAGCGCGAAGCTTTCGCCGCCAGCTACGCGCGTCTCGCCAAGGCGGCCGGATCGGCGAAACTGTTGGTGGCGACTTACTTCGGCGAGCTGCGCGAAAACCTTCCGCTGTTCCTCGGCCTCCCGGTCGCCGCGCTCCATTATGACGCCGTCCGTGGGGAAGCGGAGGTGGATGCCCTTCTCTCCGCTTTCCCGGCTGACAAGATCCTCTCGCTGGGCGTGGTGGATGGCCGCAACATCTGGAAGAACGACTTCGACGCCTCGCTGGCCATCCTTGGGAAAGCGAAGGCGAAAGTCGGTGCGGATCGTCTATGGGTTTCCGCTTCGTCGTCGCTGCTCCACACGCCGGTCACGCTGGCGGGCGAGAAGAAGCTCGATGAGGAGATCAAGGACTGGCTCGCCTTCGCCGACCAGAAGCTGGTCGAGATCAGCACCCTCGCCGGCCTGGTTTCCGGAGATGGCGTCCAAACCGCGCTGGAGGCGAACCGCGCCAGCCAGAAGCGCCGCCGCGAGAGCACCCGCATCCACAACCCGGCGGTGAAAGCCCGTGTCGCCGCGGTGACACCCGCGGACAGCCGGCGCATCTCCGCCTTTCCGGTGCGCCGGAAGCAACAGCGCGAAATGCTGCGCCTGCCGTTGTTCCCGACGACCTCCATCGGTTCGTTCCCGCAGACTGCCGAAGTCCGCGCGGCCCGCGCGAAGTGGAAGAAGGGCGCGCTTTCCGACGCCGACTACAACGCCTTCCTCAGGGAGGAAACCCGCAGGTGCATCGAATGGCAGGACGAGATCGGCATCGACATGCCGGTCCACGGCGAGTTCGAGCGCAACGACATGGTCGAGTACTTCGGCGAGCAGTTGGACGGCTACGTGTTCAGCCAGTTCGGCTGGGTGCAGTCCTATGGCTCCCGCTGCGTGAAGCCTCCGATCCTGTTCGGTGACATCACCCGACCGAGGCCGATGACGGTGGAATGGAGCGCCTTCGCCCAATCGGTGACGAAGAACCCGATGAAAGGCATGCTCACCGGGCCGGTCACCATCCTCAACTGGTCCTTCGTCCGCGACGACCAACCGCGCTCCGTCTCATGCAAGCAGCTCGCCCTGGCGATCCGCGACGAGGTGGTGGATCTGGAAAAGGCAGGCATCCGCGTGATCCAGATCGACGAAGCGGCTCTCCGCGAGGGCCTCCCTCTGCGCAAGTCGGACTGGCAGGAATATCTCGATTGGTCGGTTGAGTCGTTCCGCATCACCGCCAGCGGGGTACAGGACGCGACCCAGATCCACACCCACATGTGCTACTCGGAGTTCAACGACATCATCGGTGCCATCGCCGATATGGACGCGGATGTGATCACCATCGAGACATCCCGCTCGAACATGGAGCTGCTCGACGCGTTCGTGGACTTCAAATACCCGAATGAAATCGGACCGGGCGTCTATGACATCCATTCGCCGCGGGTGCCGACGGTCCGGCAGATCGAGGATCTGCTCAACAAGGCGGCCGACGTCATCCCTGAGGGCAACCTGTGGGTCAATCCGGACTGCGGCCTGAAGACCCGCGGCTGGGCCGAGGTGAAACCCGCCCTCATCAACATGGTCGAAGCCGCGAGAAATCTCCGCGGGGCCGCCAAAGCCACCGTTTGA
- a CDS encoding LysR family transcriptional regulator, with product MTNLTPMLELRLLRAFVAIAETGNLSKAGKRLNLSQPALSHQVKALEDHLGVELFQRKSTPLRLSPAGERLLGTAYDVEKMVMQCERDVARIADGKVGQLRIAVECHSCFDWLMPSMDAFREGWPEVEMDLVSGFQPDPVGLLHDDAADLVIVSTAKPRPGVTYHPLFRYEVLALLSRNHPFTKKDHLTARDFAKETLVTYPIPDDRIDVIREVLGPAGVEPARRKTELTVAILQLVASNRAIAAMPGWAVQPYLEKNYVASRPIRKSGLQANLYAATTAEKAAAVYMTEFLDTMRRISFSTLKGIEPVK from the coding sequence ATGACCAACCTCACCCCCATGCTCGAACTCCGCTTGCTGCGCGCATTCGTCGCGATCGCCGAAACCGGCAACCTTTCCAAGGCCGGCAAACGCCTCAATCTCTCCCAGCCGGCACTTTCCCATCAGGTGAAGGCGCTTGAGGATCACCTCGGGGTGGAACTGTTCCAGCGCAAGAGCACGCCCCTGCGCCTGAGTCCGGCCGGAGAGCGCCTGCTGGGGACCGCCTACGATGTGGAGAAGATGGTCATGCAGTGCGAGCGGGATGTCGCACGGATCGCCGATGGAAAAGTCGGGCAACTCCGCATCGCGGTGGAATGTCATTCGTGCTTCGACTGGCTGATGCCCAGCATGGATGCCTTCCGCGAAGGTTGGCCGGAAGTGGAGATGGATCTGGTCTCCGGCTTCCAGCCCGATCCGGTGGGGTTGCTCCACGACGACGCCGCCGACCTCGTCATCGTCTCCACCGCCAAACCCCGCCCCGGCGTCACTTATCACCCGCTGTTCCGTTACGAGGTGCTCGCGCTTCTTTCCCGCAATCATCCCTTCACGAAGAAGGACCATCTCACCGCGAGGGATTTCGCGAAGGAAACGCTGGTTACCTATCCCATACCGGATGACCGCATCGACGTCATCCGCGAGGTGCTGGGCCCCGCCGGTGTCGAACCTGCGCGCCGCAAGACGGAACTGACCGTGGCGATCCTCCAGTTGGTCGCCAGTAACCGTGCCATCGCGGCGATGCCCGGCTGGGCGGTGCAACCGTATCTGGAGAAGAACTATGTCGCCTCCCGGCCCATCCGGAAATCCGGACTGCAAGCCAACCTGTATGCGGCGACCACGGCCGAAAAGGCCGCCGCCGTGTACATGACCGAGTTTCTCGACACCATGCGCCGGATCAGCTTCTCGACGCTCAAAGGAATCGAACCCGTGAAATGA